Sequence from the [Clostridium] scindens genome:
ATCCACGTTCCACATTTCCAGGAACATCATGGTCAGGCTTTGAACCGCATCCCCTTTCAGCATGATCGCGGTGTCTTTCCAGTGTCCGAATCTAACCTTCTGGTTAATATATTCATCCCCCAGGTTGATGCCGCCGGTATAGCCTACCTTGCCGTCGATCACGCAGATCTTCCTGTGGTCGCGGTTGTTCTGGGTGGTGGACAGGAAAGGCTTGACGCTGTTTGCCATCTTGCACTTGATTCCATAACGCGCGATCTGTTCCGGATAATTGTAGGGCAGCATGGAGATGGCGCACATCCCGTCGTACATGAACCTCACTTCCACCCCTTCCCGGACCTTCTCCTTTAAGATGTCCAGGATCGTCCCCCACATGTGGCCTTCTTCTACAATAAAATATTCCATGAAGATAAACCTTCGGGCCTTCTTAAGCTCTTCTACCATCGATTGGAATTTATACTCCCCAAGCGGAAAATACTTCACCTGCGTATTGCGGTAGGTAGGGAATCCCAACTGGTGCGACAGATAGTAGGACAGCTGGGCATTGGCCGACTTGCTCGCCCATATGGCGTCCACCACATCCGGATCCTGCTGCATGTAGGGCGCCGTCTCCAGTTTCAGCTTGCCCAGGCGGTTCTTCATATACCTGGTTCCGAACTGCATCTTGACATAGATGTAAAACAGGGTTCCAATCACAGGAAAAGCCAGCACGCACAGCATCCATGTCATCTTAAAGGCCGGATTGCCTTCGGAGTTGATGATGTATATCAATACGATGACTCCCAAAATAGTCAGAATCCCATAAATATAGGTCATATATTCTTCCAGGTAGAATGCCATTCCAAGAAAGACTCCTGCCTGAAGAAGGATCAGCAAAAGGATGATCCCCGTTCTGCTGAATACGATGCGGAAAAAGCCTTTTTTAGCGGTTCCCGGCGCTTTATTCTTACTCATACTTTAGCCTCTTTCCTTTGCTTTCTTGCGAAAATATATCATACAGTTTATCATAAATTCGGGCGTATCTCAACTTTCATGTATTTTATTTCGATTTTTGAGGAAAAATGATACGATATGTGCTATTATAATCCTATACTATAATCGAAAGGAGTTATAACTATCATGGCAAAATGGTGTAAAAAATTGTTAGGGCTTGCTGCCATCGGCACTGCCGTTGCCGGCCTTATCTATTACTTTAAAAAGAATGATACATGCGAAGATGATGAATTCTCAGAGGACTTCGAGGATGAGGATTTCGATCTGGACAGCGACTTAAAGCCAGTATCAGATCGCGAATATGTTCCATTGACACCCTCCGCAAAGCCTGAAGATGGGTCAGGGGATGAAGATACAGAGGCTCAAAAAGAGGAAGATGCTCCAGAAGAAGCGGATGCCTCC
This genomic interval carries:
- the cls gene encoding cardiolipin synthase, with the translated sequence MSKNKAPGTAKKGFFRIVFSRTGIILLLILLQAGVFLGMAFYLEEYMTYIYGILTILGVIVLIYIINSEGNPAFKMTWMLCVLAFPVIGTLFYIYVKMQFGTRYMKNRLGKLKLETAPYMQQDPDVVDAIWASKSANAQLSYYLSHQLGFPTYRNTQVKYFPLGEYKFQSMVEELKKARRFIFMEYFIVEEGHMWGTILDILKEKVREGVEVRFMYDGMCAISMLPYNYPEQIARYGIKCKMANSVKPFLSTTQNNRDHRKICVIDGKVGYTGGINLGDEYINQKVRFGHWKDTAIMLKGDAVQSLTMMFLEMWNVDERRAEGYGKYLTPKYPGLRRELGYVIPYADSPFDNENVGEEVYFHILNHAKKYVHIMTPYLILDNEMITTLTRVAKSGIEVIIIMPHIPDKWYAFAVAKTYYKELIEGGVQIYEYTPGFVHAKVFVSDDDTATVGTINLDYRSLYLHFECGAFIYNNSEVDKIERDFQQTLARCHKVTLIEVKNRSMLTKIAGQVMRLVAPLM